From one Caldithrix abyssi DSM 13497 genomic stretch:
- a CDS encoding cytochrome b/b6 domain-containing protein, with the protein MKTTNRVLVWDLPTRIFHWLFAGGFFVAAIFAFGFGEHSPFFSYHAIFGLIIFLIVVLRVLWGFIGTRYARFDSFTFSPKSVFEYLKGALRGDGNKYVGHNPGSAYAIFAMLIMMIGLGITGIMLGTGNEWVEELHEILAYAMISVVVLHIMGVLLHIIRHRENIIASMIHGKKEVEAHQAISSSRPIIGVIFLVLTGAWAWGLYANYDASIQSTRLPLIGTQLQIGEIENEDEPDQTEDHGYKDDHDEYHEDEECDD; encoded by the coding sequence ATGAAAACGACAAATCGAGTTTTGGTGTGGGACCTTCCTACACGTATATTCCACTGGCTATTTGCAGGAGGATTTTTTGTTGCGGCTATCTTCGCTTTTGGGTTTGGCGAACATAGCCCGTTTTTTTCCTATCACGCCATATTCGGCCTGATAATCTTTTTGATCGTTGTTTTACGAGTCCTCTGGGGATTTATAGGCACGCGCTATGCTCGTTTTGACTCGTTCACTTTTAGTCCTAAAAGTGTGTTTGAGTATTTAAAAGGAGCGCTTCGGGGTGATGGAAATAAGTATGTCGGACACAATCCGGGATCGGCGTATGCAATTTTCGCCATGCTTATAATGATGATTGGACTTGGCATTACAGGTATTATGCTCGGAACAGGTAACGAATGGGTTGAGGAGTTACATGAGATCCTTGCTTATGCTATGATCTCAGTTGTTGTGTTACATATCATGGGCGTGCTGTTGCATATCATCCGCCACAGGGAAAATATTATTGCAAGTATGATTCATGGCAAAAAAGAAGTAGAAGCTCATCAGGCCATCTCTTCATCACGTCCGATTATTGGAGTTATTTTTCTTGTTCTTACAGGAGCGTGGGCCTGGGGGCTTTATGCGAACTACGACGCATCAATACAATCTACACGGCTGCCGCTTATTGGGACTCAGCTACAAATTGGCGAAATAGAGAATGAAGATGAACCTGACCAAACTGAAGACCACGGCTATAAAGACGACCACGATGAATATCACGAAGATGAAGAATGTGATGATTAA